In a single window of the Streptomyces sp. HUAS ZL42 genome:
- a CDS encoding alpha/beta hydrolase: MAVLPGTATATVGGKGRDGGARVVAEEKVGPHQIDLTVASPALGRTAKVRLLIPDGWNERRKSQRWPVLYLLHGCCDTYDSWTRETDVETLAQLRDVLVVMPEGGPAGWYSDWWNHGNGGPPAWETFHLGELRPLLEHGYGAGTRRVIAGLSMGGLGSLLYAAHHPGMFRAVASFSGVVHPLYGDFPSGLMDVLKEFGEDPLALWGDPVAQRAVWEAHDPYYLVNRLRSLPVFLSSGDGTAGPFDPPGSYDDLEALLNQMNHALADRLKATGGHLTTDFYGPGTHDWPYWERELHRSLPLLLHALHR, translated from the coding sequence ATGGCAGTCCTGCCCGGGACCGCGACTGCGACCGTCGGCGGTAAGGGAAGGGACGGCGGTGCCCGGGTCGTGGCAGAGGAGAAGGTCGGCCCTCACCAGATCGACCTGACCGTCGCGTCGCCCGCGTTGGGCCGGACCGCCAAGGTGCGGCTGCTCATCCCGGATGGCTGGAACGAGCGCCGGAAGAGCCAGCGGTGGCCGGTGCTCTACCTGCTCCACGGCTGCTGCGACACATATGACAGCTGGACCCGCGAAACCGACGTCGAGACCCTCGCGCAGCTACGCGACGTGCTCGTCGTCATGCCGGAAGGCGGCCCGGCCGGCTGGTACAGCGACTGGTGGAACCACGGCAACGGCGGCCCGCCGGCCTGGGAGACGTTCCACCTGGGCGAGCTGCGCCCGCTGCTGGAGCACGGCTATGGCGCCGGAACCCGGCGGGTTATCGCCGGGCTGTCGATGGGCGGCCTCGGCTCCCTCCTCTACGCCGCGCACCACCCCGGCATGTTCCGGGCGGTGGCCAGCTTCAGCGGCGTGGTGCACCCCCTGTACGGCGACTTCCCGTCCGGTCTGATGGACGTGTTGAAGGAGTTCGGCGAGGACCCCCTCGCCCTGTGGGGCGACCCAGTGGCCCAGCGCGCCGTCTGGGAGGCTCACGACCCGTACTACCTCGTCAACCGCTTGCGCTCACTTCCCGTCTTCCTGTCCAGTGGCGACGGCACAGCCGGCCCCTTCGACCCGCCCGGCTCCTACGACGACCTCGAGGCACTGCTCAACCAGATGAACCACGCCCTCGCCGACCGCCTGAAGGCCACCGGAGGGCACCTGACCACCGACTTCTACGGACCCGGCACCCACGATTGGCCGTACTGGGAGCGTGAGCTGCACCGCTCTTTGCCGCTGCTGCTGCATGCCTTGCACCGCTGA
- a CDS encoding dihydrofolate reductase family protein translates to MGLIHIELFATLDLVGQSPGGPDEDPEGFPFGGWQAPLLDEVAGAQVGAAYEGTDALLLGRRTYDIFAAYWPHYQEGGEDNEIATLFNSVPKYVASRGKPDLSWAGSTQLGPDLAGAVREIRDRHEHVKVVGSLNLVQTLLREKLFDRLDLWVHPIVLGVGKKVFDGGAVPTNVTLLEPPAAGPKGTVYLRYGLADGTPGTGDMSKPDRGAGRDE, encoded by the coding sequence ATGGGCCTCATCCACATCGAGCTGTTCGCAACCCTCGACCTCGTCGGCCAGTCGCCCGGCGGCCCCGACGAGGATCCCGAGGGGTTCCCGTTCGGCGGCTGGCAGGCGCCCCTATTGGACGAGGTCGCCGGGGCGCAGGTCGGTGCCGCGTACGAGGGCACGGACGCCCTCCTGCTCGGCCGGCGGACGTATGACATCTTCGCCGCCTACTGGCCGCACTACCAGGAGGGCGGCGAGGACAACGAGATCGCCACGCTCTTCAACAGCGTCCCGAAGTATGTGGCCTCCCGCGGCAAGCCCGACCTCTCGTGGGCCGGATCCACGCAGCTCGGCCCGGATCTGGCCGGCGCGGTGCGCGAGATCCGTGACCGGCACGAGCACGTGAAGGTCGTGGGGAGCCTGAACCTGGTGCAGACCCTCCTGCGCGAGAAGCTCTTCGACCGTCTTGACCTCTGGGTGCACCCGATCGTGCTCGGCGTCGGGAAGAAGGTCTTCGACGGTGGCGCGGTGCCCACGAACGTCACACTCCTCGAACCGCCGGCAGCCGGTCCGAAGGGCACGGTGTACCTGCGCTACGGGCTCGCCGATGGCACGCCCGGGACGGGGGACATGAGCAAGCCCGATCGCGGTGCCGGGCGCGACGAGTGA
- a CDS encoding helix-turn-helix transcriptional regulator, which yields MPIAVDIDVMLARRKMSVGELADRVGITPANLAVLKNGRAKAVRFATLAALCEVLECQPGDLLRWEAEDAAGG from the coding sequence ATGCCGATCGCCGTCGACATCGACGTGATGCTGGCCAGGCGGAAGATGTCCGTGGGCGAGCTCGCGGACCGCGTAGGCATCACGCCCGCCAACCTGGCGGTACTCAAGAACGGCCGCGCCAAGGCGGTGCGCTTCGCGACGCTCGCCGCGCTCTGCGAGGTGCTGGAGTGCCAGCCGGGCGACCTGCTGCGCTGGGAGGCCGAGGACGCCGCGGGTGGATGA
- a CDS encoding DUF2975 domain-containing protein, translating to MGKLAVRALRAVLVVVLAGTVFVQALMVWALATDPEDGSLPLTPLRVITILGMVSAQVALVCVWRLVTMVRRGTVFSHAAFRYVDGVIGAIVAAALVWFAVTALNAPGQRDDPGVTVIMGGVGVAILGVALIVLVLRMLLAQAVARDVEAAQMQAELDEVI from the coding sequence GTGGGAAAGCTGGCAGTGCGCGCCCTGCGCGCCGTCCTCGTGGTGGTGCTCGCCGGCACCGTGTTCGTACAGGCATTGATGGTGTGGGCGTTGGCCACCGACCCGGAGGACGGGTCGCTCCCACTGACCCCGCTGCGTGTGATCACGATCCTGGGCATGGTGTCGGCCCAGGTCGCCCTGGTCTGCGTATGGCGGCTGGTGACGATGGTGCGACGCGGAACCGTGTTCTCCCACGCCGCCTTCCGGTACGTGGACGGCGTGATCGGCGCGATCGTGGCGGCCGCCCTCGTGTGGTTCGCCGTCACGGCCCTCAATGCGCCGGGCCAGCGCGACGACCCGGGCGTCACCGTCATCATGGGCGGGGTGGGCGTGGCCATCCTGGGGGTCGCACTCATCGTGCTCGTGCTGCGGATGCTGCTCGCCCAGGCCGTCGCGCGCGACGTCGAAGCGGCGCAGATGCAGGCCGAGTTGGACGAGGTGATCTGA
- a CDS encoding DNA/RNA nuclease SfsA has translation MDTAAALEVRGDKIYFPEPLTQATVIRRPNRFIIDADVKGKAVACHCPATGRIGNLVLDGLPCLLSRSHRSTRKTSYTVEAVCVDPPGAPEPAWIGINQTAANRYVEQALNSGLLPQIVTAETVQREKFLGQSRLDFLVNDDTYVEVKTPLDHLQVRLGDHIRTRPRPPLAATDRLVKHIGELGRSLEAHERAVLLVCFLYDNPGFQVRRSSHHSEVKAQVAQAVKRGVEIWQVNFELDRTGVRVSRHYELTPQFLT, from the coding sequence ATGGACACCGCCGCAGCACTTGAGGTGAGAGGCGACAAGATCTACTTCCCCGAGCCTCTGACACAGGCCACCGTCATTCGGCGCCCCAACCGTTTCATCATCGACGCTGACGTCAAGGGAAAGGCCGTCGCCTGCCACTGCCCGGCCACCGGCCGCATCGGCAACCTGGTCCTGGACGGCCTGCCCTGCCTGCTGTCTCGCAGCCACCGCAGCACTCGCAAGACCTCATACACGGTCGAGGCGGTCTGCGTCGATCCGCCCGGCGCCCCTGAGCCGGCCTGGATCGGCATCAACCAGACCGCAGCCAACCGCTACGTCGAACAGGCCCTCAACAGCGGGCTCCTGCCGCAGATCGTCACCGCGGAAACCGTCCAACGCGAGAAGTTCCTCGGCCAGTCGCGGCTCGACTTCCTCGTCAACGACGACACCTACGTCGAGGTGAAGACTCCCCTGGACCACCTCCAGGTGCGCCTCGGCGACCACATCCGCACCCGGCCACGCCCGCCCCTCGCCGCAACGGACCGGCTCGTCAAGCACATCGGCGAACTCGGCCGCAGCCTCGAAGCCCACGAACGCGCGGTCCTCCTGGTCTGCTTCCTCTACGACAACCCCGGCTTCCAAGTTCGAAGGAGCAGCCATCACAGCGAAGTCAAAGCCCAGGTCGCCCAAGCCGTGAAACGCGGCGTGGAGATCTGGCAGGTCAACTTCGAACTCGACCGAACCGGCGTGCGCGTGAGTCGCCACTACGAGCTGACCCCGCAATTCCTCACCTGA
- a CDS encoding nuclear transport factor 2 family protein — protein sequence MTATSGTAQKIADEFVRAWLGRDVDKALSFLADDIVCEAPNGRHEGLARYREFLEPFASSLISGTVIDVLGDDAHAAAVYTTEVPFAKDFRGIDYITVEDGKISHVISVFDLSPAIQARGNPQH from the coding sequence ATGACTGCCACCAGCGGCACCGCCCAGAAGATCGCCGACGAGTTCGTCCGTGCCTGGCTCGGCCGAGACGTCGATAAGGCGCTGAGCTTCCTCGCCGACGACATCGTGTGCGAGGCCCCGAACGGCCGCCACGAGGGCCTCGCCCGCTACCGCGAGTTCCTGGAGCCGTTCGCGAGCAGCCTCATCAGCGGCACGGTGATCGACGTGCTGGGCGACGACGCCCACGCAGCGGCCGTCTACACCACCGAAGTGCCCTTCGCGAAGGACTTCCGCGGCATCGACTACATCACCGTCGAGGACGGCAAGATCAGCCACGTGATCAGCGTCTTCGACCTCAGCCCGGCGATCCAGGCCCGAGGCAACCCCCAGCACTGA
- a CDS encoding helix-turn-helix transcriptional regulator gives MKSDRLLSILLLLQTHGQLPAGELAARLEVSVRTIFRDVEALSAAGVPVYAERGSKGGIALLPGYRTDVTGLTADEARALFVLVTEQAHADLGLGQAIGSALRKVMAALPAPFRGDADLASRRIMIDPVRWRSSPRPSAIDLGVLQAAVFNDRRLRLRYRHGRDAQVRSYTLDPYGLVSKAGAWYLVADHRGKPMMFRSDRMLSASVVDEPVRRRDGVELADVWELLRQSIDQIPAHVRVVARVQRSVLARFLRYHEADLAGPAPALEEAEAEAGSEGEAVELELRFPTLRSAEQLLVFGPAVEVLEPAELREALVRRAQETISMYTEGGGA, from the coding sequence ATGAAGTCGGACCGATTGCTCTCAATCCTGCTGTTGCTGCAGACACACGGGCAGCTGCCCGCCGGCGAGCTGGCGGCCCGCCTGGAAGTGTCGGTGCGCACGATCTTCCGGGATGTCGAGGCACTGTCGGCGGCGGGGGTTCCGGTGTACGCGGAGCGCGGGAGCAAGGGCGGCATTGCCCTGCTGCCGGGGTACCGAACCGACGTCACCGGTCTGACCGCCGATGAAGCTCGTGCCTTGTTTGTCCTGGTCACGGAGCAGGCGCATGCGGATCTGGGGTTGGGGCAGGCGATCGGTTCGGCGTTGCGGAAGGTGATGGCGGCGCTGCCCGCGCCGTTTCGCGGGGACGCCGATCTGGCGAGCAGACGGATCATGATCGATCCGGTGCGCTGGCGCAGCAGCCCGCGGCCTTCGGCCATCGATCTCGGTGTGCTGCAAGCGGCAGTGTTCAACGACCGGCGACTGCGGCTGCGTTACCGGCACGGCCGTGACGCTCAGGTGCGCTCGTACACGCTCGATCCGTACGGGCTCGTGAGCAAGGCCGGAGCCTGGTACTTGGTGGCGGACCACCGGGGGAAGCCGATGATGTTCCGTTCGGACCGGATGTTGTCGGCGTCGGTGGTCGACGAGCCGGTGCGCCGCCGCGACGGGGTGGAGCTGGCGGACGTGTGGGAGCTGCTGCGGCAGAGCATCGACCAGATCCCGGCCCATGTGCGCGTGGTCGCGCGGGTGCAGCGGTCGGTACTGGCCCGGTTCCTGCGCTACCACGAAGCCGACCTCGCAGGTCCTGCGCCTGCCTTGGAGGAGGCTGAGGCAGAGGCGGGCAGCGAGGGGGAAGCGGTGGAGCTGGAGCTACGGTTCCCGACGCTTCGGTCGGCCGAACAGTTGCTGGTGTTCGGCCCGGCGGTGGAGGTGCTGGAGCCTGCGGAACTGCGTGAGGCCCTGGTGCGCCGGGCTCAGGAGACCATCTCCATGTACACGGAGGGCGGTGGCGCCTGA